The Equus przewalskii isolate Varuska chromosome 22, EquPr2, whole genome shotgun sequence DNA segment ACTGACCCTAGGCTCCAACACTGACCTCCTGACCTCAGGTTCTACTGTAACGCCCTCATCTCTTGACTCTAAGCCCCACTGCCAATGTGGAACCCCTCAATGAGGCCTCTACGCCCTCTCACGGGGTCCTCCAGTTCCTTGCCAGCTTTGAGGTCCCCATGGCACTAGCGCCCCCTGGTGGCACCTTCCAGTCAGTGTATCGTGGCGGACAGTCTCCGCCCCAACTAGTCCCCGAGTCCCTCGCCGCGCCCATTGAACAGCCCCCGGGGTCTTGTGTATTTCCATGTGTGCGCGCCAAACTTACCTAAGGTTCGGACATGGGTAGTATGACAGCGGGGGAGTTATAACAGCACACTGCATTCCGGGCCGGTGATCGTAGGGCGATACAGTCCTGCAGGAGGAAGCGGTGGGCAGGCAGGGCTAGGGCCTTTTGATTTCCCCCTACCCACCAACCCAGACCAAGACTCTGAGCGGCGCTTCAGGCGTCAGTCCTACGGCTCCGAGATCCTCCCCTCCGGCctcctggccttcaagacctCATCGAAGCATCGTCTTTGGGAAGACACCTGGATCTCCTCCTCCCCGTAAGGCCTCGTTTCTGCCGCGCAGTGGGCCGTGGAGCCGGCTAGGCTCTGAGCAGGGTCGGGCTCCAGTCGTTGAGGACCTAGGAGCGCCCGGATCCTCGCCATGGAACGGCGATTACTCCAGCACTATCGACCAGGCGAAGTTTCTGAGGCCCAGGCACTTTCTCGCTACCTTATGCTCCCCTTTGCCCAGTCTCGCACAGTGAATCAGGTTCTCTGCCTGCGGAGGCGTAAGGGATCTCCATGGGGTTAGGGACAGGGTTCAGGACCCCCTTCGCAGCTCTCTAGACGGACACAGACGCTGGAGCTCTCCGGGCTCGGCCCACCCGGTCCCCGCCCTGGGCAGGGAGAAGGCTGCGCGCTCGGGCCTCAGTGTCCTCGACAGTCACACGCGAGGCTGTTTCCCTGCAGAGGTGGTGCGGGACTCCGAGGGCCCCTCTGGGAATGGGGTCACCATTTCCCTGCTCACTTAGTACCTGGCAATGACCCTGCCCATTACTGACAGAGACCCGAGGCCCAGGAAGAGAGGACACTTTTTTGAGGACGCATGGCACACTGCAGGCTAGAACCTGCGTCTCCGGCGCCAGGCGTCCAGGtagggggcggggctggagggcGTGGGAAGGGGATGCGACTTGTTTGCGgggtttctttaaaataatcccCCGGCGGGGTCCCCAAAAGAGATGTAAGTCCGCTCAGGCCCTGGGGCCGGAGGGCGGGACGGGCGGCCCAGGAAGGGGGCAGAGCGGGCTGGAGACTGGGCGCCTCCGGCCTCGCGGCAGGGCCGAGCTGCAAGTGGGGCGGGACGCGGCGCGCAGccgagggggcggggctgggatcTGGGGGCGGAGCTTGTCTGGGGGCGGGGCCCAGCTGAGAAGCGCGGGGCCCTGCGAACCTTACAGTCGGCAGGTCGGCGCACGGAGGCCGCGGGCGGCGCTCGGTGCAGGGTGCCCCGGTGGCGTAGTAGTCCATCCCGCGCAGACAGTAGTGACGGCCTGAGCAAGGGCTCTCATAACCCTGGAAGGGCAGGCGGCCCGGCAGCGGGTCCACGCACCCGCACCGGGGCGCGATCTGCGGCAGCTGCTGGTTCCGTGACAGCGAGTTCAGCATGTTCACCACCACATCGCGCTCTGCGCCCGCGGACCCCGAGCCCGGGAGACCCAGACAGTCACAAGAATGGGGACAGACAGGAAGACATGGAGACAAAAACAGGGACAGTCAGAGACAGGGTTACACCCTGTCCAGGACCCTCGGCCTCCGCCCCCGTCCCCCACGTCCCCATCCCACCATCCTTCTGGCTTCCCCTACCCGTTCggctccacccccccccccccccccccccgccacccgtTACCGTAGGCATTGAGTCGCTCTGGCTTAGGAGGGTACTCCAAGGGCATTCCTCGAACTGCTGTCTCCATCCCGGCCTCCTGGAAGTGGCACACACGCTACCTCAAGCTCTGGCCGAGAAGAATTCCTCCTTTTGAGGGTCCTCCCAGAACACCCAGACCAGTGCCAGGCCGCACCTTCTCCCGCCCTCCGGATGCTCCCTACTCCCCCAGGCTCTGGGTGTTTGGGGTTGTCGCCGGGCAACGCGTTTACTCCGcctgccgggggtgggggtgggtagggGGAGCTGTAGGTGGACTGGCCAAGACCCGGGCCTGTGACATTTCTGCCTCAGCGTTTGCCTTTGATTTTACTCCTCTTTGCCTCGCTGACTCTAACAGGGGGGTTTCAATATTGCCTgcccatcagaatcacctggggaacttgtGGAAAATTCCGATTCTTGAGGAAGTTCTGATTGTAGAGGGTTCAGCCAACCCGAGGTCAGCCACCAGCCTACAGTTAAGaacccctgctctgccctgggatcctctcactttccctcctccctccggCCTGGGGCTGCGCCTGAACTCCTTCCTATTTCCTCCGAAGACTCTCCCACATCTATCTGCACTGTCTCTGGGGGGCCTTGCTCTCCCTCCTTTTGTCACTGCTCACATCACAAAGGAGGGAGAGTGAAGCAGGTGGAGTCAGCCTACCACTGATTCCTTGGCCAGACCATGTGGGAAGGGGCCAGGGGGCAAGCTTCAGGAAGGCAGCACATCAAGGAGAGCACACTAGCCATGTCCCCACAGAGCCTGGACAGAGATGAGGACCCAGGGGACCCAACCCCTTCCATAGCTCCACTCCTGGGCTCCCTTGTCTCCTAGAAAATACAAACCCCagtttcacagatggggaagagCCCTGGAGCATTGTTGCTAGGAAAGAGATGAGGAACTAATGGTGAAATATAGTCACTGTGGTTTGGGAGATGGAGGGGTGTGTGTTCCAGACCCCATCTGTGCTGGGCACAGTAGATACCTTAGGCAGCCGGGGAAGGCATGTGGCATATTTGTTCCAGCCAGTGTAGTTGTAAGGTCCCATCCTCCGTGTGTTATACCGGTTACTGCACAGGTAGTTTGGGGTACATTTGTCTGCTTGACCATAGGGGTAGAGACATAAGACAGTGTTATTCCTTGCTCTACCCCAGGATCTGAGACTCCTGAGATGTTTCCCCTCTCACAGATGTTTTCCCCAGCACAAAGCTGGGCTCTCCCTGATCCCCTTCAGGCCAGCCAAGCCCAGCTTGGCCCTACACTTATCTTAGACACTGAGACACAGCCCATTTCCCACCTAAGGCTAGCCTTCAAGTGGGGTCTGGATCCTTTGAGTTGATACTTTGCATCCTGGCACCACCCTCTCTGAGTCAGCCAATGTGGAAATGGGGCCTCCTCCcagttcctccctctctctcatcttccaCATCCAGGCTCCAAAACGTGCTTATCCTGCCTCCTTAAAATCGCTTGAATCTCTCCCCTCTTCCAGTCCTCCATGATCTCAGCCCTGAATCTCTGTAGTGCCTTAACCAGGAGACGATATAATGTCGTGGTTAGTAGAATGGACTCTGCAGACAGACAGCCAgggttcaaatttcagctctgtGAGATATTAGCTGTGTGTGACCTTGACTGAGTTAATTAATTTcactgtgtctcagtttcctcaattttaaaatgggaataatagtactatctaccttacagggttgttgtaagatttaaatgagttaatatatgtaaaacccTTAGagcaatgcctgacacatagaaaactattattattattagcctaCTGGTCTCCCTACCTCATTTTGAAATCCTACAGTCCAATCTCTACATAGAAGCTGTGGCACTTTTTCACAAATGAAAATCTGACCAAGACACTTCCCTCCTTAAAACCCTCCAAAGCCCCACCCATCCAGTCACCCAAGTCTGTCCTATGAGGCCCTTGTGATCAGTCTGAAAGAACACACAGGAGAGACATCAGGAAAGGGGGTCTAGGAGCCCGAGAGGATGAGCAGGTGTAGGTGGGGGGCAAGCTGTTGGGTTTGGAGTTCTGGGTTGGTGGGTTGGACACACTGAGTTTGAGGTGTTTGGGGACATTCAGGTAAAGATGACCATAATCAGATGAAGGAGAGTGGAATTCTGGTAAGAGGTCAAAGTTAGGAATAAAGACTTGGAGTTGTCAGTAATTAAAGACAGGGTTAGATAAAATAGTCTCAGGAGAGGAGTAAGGAGAGAAGAGGGCTCAGATTACCATCATGAGGACCCCACGTTTCCAGAATGGTTGGACAAGAGACCCAGGAAATTGAGGCGTGAGAGaagctgaggaaggaaggagtttCCAGAAGTAGAGACTGGTCCGAGAGTGAAATGCATGGGGTTGGTCTCATAGGTAAAGTTCAAAGTGTCCCTTGGACGTAGTAATGAGAACCCCCAAGAGCGCTTTTTATGTATGAGTGTAGGAGAAGCAGACTCCCAATTCCAAATCGATGAAGATTTATCATCAATTCACTCAGCAGATACTTATGAAGCCTGGTGCTGTTCTAAATGGAGGGGGCACAGCTGTGAATAAGACAAGGCTCTCTGCTCGTTTGGAGACAGATGATAAGTACCTAACCAAATGGGAAAGATAATGTCTCGTAAAGTGTAAGAAGGAGCGAGGAAGTAGAGACAGTTGAGTGTAGACTATGTTTCCAAGAATCTTGGCTGTGAAGGGGAGGAGCAAGAGAGAATTTTTAGGcaggaaatgatttaaaaaggCTTCCAagttgaggggagggaggtgtggTGGGGCAGAGGGATGCAGGGGAGATGGGGAAGCTGATGGAACAGGGTCACtaagaagaggggaggagatggCACCTGGAATACACTTGGAGGGAGTTTTCTGGAGGTTAATACTCCCCCATCTCTCTAGGGATAAGACCCAGGCCTCTTCCAGTTCCTTGGTGCAGAAAGGGAGTTCCCAAAAGGCAGGGCCTGGATCTCCTCCTCCAGGGTCAGTGTCAGGGTCAGGATCAGGTAAGGTGGTTGGGAGTCAAGCTAGAGTGGAAGTGATTAGAGAAGCAGCCCAGGTCATGAATGGGGATAAGGTTGATATAGGATCAGGGTGGAGGTCAGGATCCAAGGTGGATTCAGGTTAAGGGTCATTGTTGGGTGTCACTGAATGGGGTCAGAGTTGGGTAAGGGGAGGCCCTACCTTCCTCTTGAGAGAGCCAGTATTTCTCAGGCAAGTAAGGGTGGCCCGGCACAGAACCCTTATAGGTGTAGTCCTGCACAGCACATTTGACCATCTTCCGTAGGGCTTCAGGATCCACATGGCGCTGCGTGGTCTGAGTCAGGCCCTGggcaaggggagagaggaagaaatggcTAATGCAGAGACCCCAGCGTTGGTGCTGTGCTGGACCTAGACCCAGCCCTATTGAGAAGGACAGCCCAGGTGGGTCTCCCAAACCCCCTCCCTATGCCAGAGGGATCCCCATGCCAGCCTTGGTTCTCTGCATAGTTCTTTCATTTGGATCACCCTTTCCTCCTGTCTTTCCATCCAAGGCCAGGGCTTGGAGGCAGGCATTTGCCCTCAGCCAGAATAGTTTTCTGGTGttctaatttctttcctttccttggcTGGGAGCTCCTTAAAAGGGCCAAGCTAGGTGTTCCTGTCCTCTTACTTCCAGACTGTGTGCTGCCTGGGAGCAGGTCCTGGGTCTCCCCCAACAGAGCAACAGGCCCCTGGTACAACCTGGAGCCTCAGGAAAGGCTGGCTGCCCTGGGAGCTGGCTACCTTATGCAGGTGTTTTGGACAGGGAGGCCTCTCTAGGAATCTGGCACGTTGAAGGAGAAGAGTGATGGGCTGGAGGGGCACCTGCTTTAAATCTAGTTTCCTGACTCCAACCTGACCCTGATTCTGCTGTGGTTCTAATCTTGTCACCAGTATTACCCTTGACTCTGACGCTCACTTTGCTCTGGTCCTCTTCTCACCCTAACCTTTTTCCTGAtcttggttcagatcctgggcccctCTGCTGCTTGGGGTTCGCCTCCTCTTATCCCATCACCCCTGGTTGGGCTCGATCTGCGGAATCCCAGACCAAGGCCTCCCTTTGGGGCCCCCTTGTCCCCAGCTGAGGGCAGAATGCCAAGTTAGTTGTGGGCCCATAGGTCTCTGCAAGCAGCTGAGTGGCAGGGGAGGGACACCCAGCAAAGTCAGACACCAGAAAGGACTTCCTCCTAGAGGGCAGCGAGGTGCTGGGATGGTGACACTGCCACCCACAGTTCCCCCTTGTGATCTAAAGAGCAGAGGCTTCTCTTAGCCAGGAATGAGACCTTGCTGCTCCTAGTGCTCCTACTGCCCTGAAAACCCCTCAGCTGAGGGGCTTCTTGGATCCTCTGTGCCCAGCTGATGTTCTGTTCTGTGGGCAGATCCTGCACAGTCATACTCCGTATTGGCAGAGGGCCCTATGATTTGGCACTCCCCTGagctttacacacacacacacacacacacacaggtccaGACACATAGATGTATGCACCCTCATAGACACACATACAGACGTACATCTATACATACGCACTCAGacatacacacgcacacgtaCGCACACACAGATACAAAAACAGTTATTTAGAAGAACTCACATCGTTAATTTTTCCATTAGGGGCTTTCCTCAGATATCTGTAATCTTTGATTACCTGCTCATCTTTATGAGTAGGAGACTAAAAAGCTTATTGGAGGCTTTGAGCTGTGGTTGGCTTTGTTAACCATAAGCATCATTGTAGCATGATCTGGCTAGACTATTTTTTCCAAACTCTCTCAGTAATTGCAGGTCCTCCTCTGGGCTGATCAGATCCTTCAGAAGAGACTCCTTCAGTCTTCAGCCTGAAGGTAGTGACCCAGCTGCCAGTGTTCTGAGAGGGGGGCTGCTGGGGGTTTTAGCATTCAGTCTATGGAGGGTCACCTGTTTTCAATATGGTACCCTGCCCTCATCTGGGCCTGGTATCCCCAGTCCTGAGACCCTTGCCAACAAATAGGCCTTCTGACTTTTGCTGAGATCGGGCGGGGAGTCCCCCTGTGGCCTGGAATAGAAGAGGGGATTAGTGGGTTTAACTGCTTCTTAAACAGCAGTTAATAAGTCATCCTTATTTTAGCCCTGGTCCTGTCCCGTGTTCAGTTCCAGAGAAGGCCAGTATTACCAATTCCTGAGCCTTTTGAAAATTCCACAGTTTTAAGTTGAATTATATCTTGTGTTTCCCACTGCTGGCTTTGGATTCAGCTTTCTCAGATCTGCTAAGTCAGTTACTACCTATCTGTCATACTTTgcagcttccaaaattttgttgccGTTGTCCCTTCTTTCTCACTATTCTAGTGAGCTCATGTCTTAAATATCCATTTACTGTAGTTTTAGAGGGGTTTCAGGAGGGAGTCAAAACACGTGTTCAATTTTAACGTGGAGAattatagttctttatatattttatatactaatcctttgtcagttacatgttgcaaatatcttctttcagtttgtggcttgtgtcttcattttctttgtggtCTTTTAATGACcagaagttattaattttaacatagttgaatttatttatttgtttgtttatttaaatggaaacttttttttttttgataaggaagattgttgctgagctaacatctgtgccaatcttcctctattttgtatgtgggatggttGAACGgtacgtaggtctgtgcctgggatccaaatctgcgacccctgggccactgaagcagagcgtgtgaacttaaccactacaccactgggctggccccatagttaAATTTATTAATCTCTTCTTTCATGTAGTGCTTTTGTGGCTTGTTTAAGAAATCCATCCATACTCTAAAATAATGGAGACAATgtcctatattttctttaaaaactatatagcttaaatttccatatttaaatctttaatctgtCAGGAATTGCTTTTTAGATTTGGTGTGAGTTAGggatcaattttatttttatctatatggATAACCCATTGTCGTATTGAGTAGTCTATCTTCTCCcacgtatttcttttttttttttgaggaaggtcagccctgagctaacatctgccagtcctcctctttttgctgaggaagactgaccctgagctaacatccgtgcgcttcctctactttgtatgtgagacgcctgccacagcatggcttgatgagtggtgccatgtctgcacttgggatccgggccagcgaaccccaggccaccaaagcagaacctgcacacttaactgctgtgccaccgggccggccccgctcAGAGATTTCTAATGCCACCCTAAGCCTGGTATATCTTTTCCCATAGGTTTACTTTCATCATCTCTGCTGTATATTgtttccatagatgtgtggctcCATTTCTGATCTATTTTATGCCATTAATCAGTTTGTCTATTTCTACAGTAATACTATGCTTTATGAATTCTATAGCTTGGTAATAAATATTAATACCTGATTTGGGAAGTCCCCTTCTTCTTCAGGTGTGTTTTAGCTATTTCTTGGGCCCCTGCTTTTctctataaattttagaaataccttgtcaaattcttcaaaaaatccTGTTGCAATTTTAAtcagaattgcattgaatctttatgTTAGTGACTCCTCCTATCCACGAGCATTTtatatctctccatttttaaagtatttttaaaatattcagttttataaTATTATCCATAGTTTTGCAcattgttagatttatttctacttacttttattttttgttgctagaatgatatatatatatatttaaatttcttcctaaatatttgttgttgatgTAAAGAAATGTGATTGAATTTTTGTGTTATATTCATCCAAGTTTCTAAATTCTCTTATTCTAATAATTTGTAGATTTTATATGCACAACTGtatcatctgtgaataatgacagttttttgttttattcctttcctgTCCTTGCATCTTACATGATATCCTTTTCCAATATACAACTCACATGAtttgttttccaatattttggttctttccttaaattttacaaattaaaaatcattagAATTATTTTCTATAGGCAACGTTTGCTTACATTTATCTCACTAATTTCTTAGGTCACCATTCCTTCTTGCATCTCAGACCTTCCTTTTgtgatcattttccttttccccaaagcatATCCTTTAGAATCTTCCTTTATTATAGGTCTGATGATAataaacattttagttttcatttgcctgtaaatgtctttttcttttgttcttgggAGGAAGATACTTTGaaaatgatttctctctttctgttttttaaggtcATCTCTTAAGCCAGTGTTGTACTGTTTCACTGTGAGGTACCAAAGTGTGGAATTCCTTCTCTTTATTCTGTATCTGTGGATTCATTTCTTTCAGTAGTTCTGGGCAATTCAGAGCCTTTTTCTCTTTGGATAATGCCTATGTCCTTTCCgctctttccttctgggactccgaGTAGAGGCATGAGggatcttctttttctttcatattgcttgtttctttcatattttctctctctttgtctctgtgggGCATTCTGGGAAATTTCTTCTGCTCTATCTTTCATTTCACTGACACTCTTCAGCTGTGCCTAGTCTGCTCTTCcactgagtttttgttttaacacatatattttttcatttctaaatttctattcaGTTcgtttttacatttctttggtcttttaaagatttgtctCTTCTTGCTTGCTCATTTTGatgatttcacattttatttttaaaaaattgtaataattatttgtattttttaactgTTAATTTCAGTATCTGAAGTCCCTGGTGGTTTAAGTCTGTTGTTTGCTGTTTTTGCTGACTCTGTCATGTGGAggtttgtttccttttgtctctttttgtgaACTCAGATTTGATTGACCTTACTCTGAAGGATACCTGGAAACCTATGCTGAGGATATTTTCCACCATAGAAGATATACTTTCATCTCGTGTGTGCACGcactgggagggggcagggagctggggatCATTGAACTTTCTGATTCAGAGTGGAATTCACAGGTTTAGTTCCTTCATCTTTCAGCTAGCTTAAGGCTTAAACTTCTGCTTGTGGTGCTGATATTGGCATTTGTCCTCAGGGCAATCCTGTGCTCTAAGTATACTAACCACTCACCTCCATGAAAGTCCAAAACAAcataaagattaatttttatgCAGGACCTAGTTGTTTCGAAGCAGGAGGGACCTTCAGAGTTTCTAGACCACCATACTGCCAGGAGTAGAAGCCTTGCATTCATTCTTAATCCTATCCCTATCTGGCTTTCACTCCTGCCCACTCAGTGAAGCCAGATTACAAGGGTTACTACATCCAAGAGATCCCTTTCTGTGTGGACAACATTTGACACTGACCTTTGTCTAACAATGCTTTCTTTGTTGTtatctctttgatttttctcctatcaCTCTGTCTCCTTTTATGGCTCTTCTTCCTTTACCTACCCCTTAAATATTGATATTCTCCAAAGTTCTGTCCTTGGCCATTTCTTATGCTTCCTTGGCAATCTCATTCACTCCTATGAGTTCAGCTACCACCTACATGTGACGATTTCAGAATCTATATCTGAAGCCCAAACCTCTTTCCTTTGCTTCAGATAAGTATATCCAACTACCCACCGCACATCTTTTCCTGGAAGTCCTTGAATATTTTCATCCCAAAATGAACCCCAAATCTCTCTCTAATCTGCAACTCCAAATCTCAGTTGGCAGCACTACCATTCCTCCAGTTGTCAGAGCCCAAAACCCAGGAGTCCTCCTAGTCTCTCCCCTCTTCTTTATGTCCAAATGGTCATGGTGACCAAGATCTGTTGATCTACGTCTTCAAATTCCCTCCTTTTGCACGTAGGAAGCAGCCAGCCACTCTCATAttttgctgggggagggggatttAGATTATTACAACTCTTCTTACAACAATTTGAAGCATagatcaaaagttttaaaaatgtacatattcttTCTCCCAACAATTTTATGTCTAGAAATTTACCCTAAGGGAATTATTGATGTATACAAAGATATTTGTACCAAAATGATTATACTAgcgaaattttataaataatctaAATTTCCAATAATGTAAGtttccttaatatatttttgtacatttataaaataaaatactatgtcattaaaattatgataaaatagtTTTTGACACAGGAAAATGTACCTGATGTatggttaaatgaaaaaagcaagattcaaaaTATTAGCATACATTATGACACCATTTTCATGAACAATAATATTTGCTTCCTAAAAGGGCATATGATCTTTCAGTAGTGAGACTGTAGgcctttcttctttgtacttcttTGAGTTATCCTCATTTCCTGCACTGAGCatatatgtattttgtaattataataattgtttttaaaattctctcctaTTGAACAAATTCCCCTGTTCACTGCCACGGTCTCTCCTTACCTCCCACCCACACCCTCCTCCTCACCACCTCACGGGGCTTCCTGCCCTCAGCCTCAGCCCCTCCAGTCTCCTGCTACTGTGGCCAGAGTGGTGTAATTCAATACAACCCTCACATTCCCGGGTTCACCACCTGGAGCATTATGTCGTGTTCTCAGCACAGCCTGAGGTTCCTCGTGGTCTGCAGGCTCCTCTCTTACCATACGTAGGGCTAACCTCTTGGTCTGCTCCAGCGGTTCTCAGTTCCCGGTGGGTCCCTACCCGCAGTCTGCCCATTCTCCCGGCTCTTTTCTGCTGGAAGCCTCCTCCCCTGAATCTCTCAGTAGATCTGCCATTCAAGGCCCGGGAGTGCTCCCCTCTTTCCGGCTCTTGACCAGCATGTGCCTCTGTGGGC contains these protein-coding regions:
- the SPMIP6 gene encoding sperm microtubule inner protein 6 isoform X4; amino-acid sequence: MFLFSRKTKTPISTYSDSYRAPTSIKEVYKDPPLWAWEANKFVTPGLTQTTQRHVDPEALRKMVKCAVQDYTYKGSVPGHPYLPEKYWLSQEEDKCTPNYLCSNRYNTRRMGPYNYTGWNKYATCLPRLPKEAGMETAVRGMPLEYPPKPERLNAYERDVVVNMLNSLSRNQQLPQIAPRCGCVDPLPGRLPFQGYESPCSGRHYCLRGMDYYATGAPCTERRPRPPCADLPTDCIALRSPARNAVCCYNSPAVILPMSEP
- the SPMIP6 gene encoding sperm microtubule inner protein 6 isoform X3, which codes for MFLFSRKTKTPISTYSDSYRAPTSIKEVYKDPPLWAWEANKFVTPGLTQTTQRHVDPEALRKMVKCAVQDYTYKGSVPGHPYLPEKYWLSQEEADKCTPNYLCSNRYNTRRMGPYNYTGWNKYATCLPRLPKEAGMETAVRGMPLEYPPKPERLNAYERDVVVNMLNSLSRNQQLPQIAPRCGCVDPLPGRLPFQGYESPCSGRHYCLRGMDYYATGAPCTERRPRPPCADLPTDCIALRSPARNAVCCYNSPAVILPMSEP
- the SPMIP6 gene encoding sperm microtubule inner protein 6 isoform X5 yields the protein METAVRGMPLEYPPKPERLNAYERDVVVNMLNSLSRNQQLPQIAPRCGCVDPLPGRLPFQGYESPCSGRHYCLRGMDYYATGAPCTERRPRPPCADLPTVRTVSPYDHRPGMQCAVITPPLSYYPCPNLRWDTSHFKKTGGLHRNSYVVHPEFVSETYPDYHCW
- the SPMIP6 gene encoding sperm microtubule inner protein 6 isoform X6 encodes the protein METAVRGMPLEYPPKPERLNAYERDVVVNMLNSLSRNQQLPQIAPRCGCVDPLPGRLPFQGYESPCSGRHYCLRGMDYYATGAPCTERRPRPPCADLPTDCIALRSPARNAVCCYNSPAVILPMSEP
- the SPMIP6 gene encoding sperm microtubule inner protein 6 isoform X2, which gives rise to MFLFSRKTKTPISTYSDSYRAPTSIKEVYKDPPLWAWEANKFVTPGLTQTTQRHVDPEALRKMVKCAVQDYTYKGSVPGHPYLPEKYWLSQEEDKCTPNYLCSNRYNTRRMGPYNYTGWNKYATCLPRLPKEAGMETAVRGMPLEYPPKPERLNAYERDVVVNMLNSLSRNQQLPQIAPRCGCVDPLPGRLPFQGYESPCSGRHYCLRGMDYYATGAPCTERRPRPPCADLPTVRTVSPYDHRPGMQCAVITPPLSYYPCPNLRWDTSHFKKTGGLHRNSYVVHPEFVSETYPDYHCW
- the SPMIP6 gene encoding sperm microtubule inner protein 6 isoform X1; this translates as MFLFSRKTKTPISTYSDSYRAPTSIKEVYKDPPLWAWEANKFVTPGLTQTTQRHVDPEALRKMVKCAVQDYTYKGSVPGHPYLPEKYWLSQEEADKCTPNYLCSNRYNTRRMGPYNYTGWNKYATCLPRLPKEAGMETAVRGMPLEYPPKPERLNAYERDVVVNMLNSLSRNQQLPQIAPRCGCVDPLPGRLPFQGYESPCSGRHYCLRGMDYYATGAPCTERRPRPPCADLPTVRTVSPYDHRPGMQCAVITPPLSYYPCPNLRWDTSHFKKTGGLHRNSYVVHPEFVSETYPDYHCW